GAATATGGCTCAGAAGTAACTGTGCTTGATTTACATGATAACTTTTTACCACGTGAAGACGATGACATTGCGGTCGAGATAAAGCATGATCTTGAAAATAGTGGCGTGAAATTTGAGTTAGGCGTGAAGATCAGTAGAATAGATGACCATACTGTTTACTATGAAAAAGATGGCGTGACTACAACAACAGTTGCTGATAGAATTTTAGTAGCCACAGGAAGAAAACCAAATACTGAAGATCTTGGAATAGAAAATACTGATATTGAATTGACTGATCGTGGCACAATTATGGTTGATGATTATCTAAGAACTAACGTAGAAAATGTTTGGGCAATTGGTGATGTCAAAGGCGGTCCGCAATTTACCTATATTTCACTTGATGATTTCCGGATTATCAAGGATCAATTATATGGGGATGCTCAAAGAAGAGTCAGTGATCGAATCAATGTACCATACAGTGTATTCATTACGCCGACATTATCTCGCGTCGGCTTGAATGAAAAGGAAGCAAAATCCCAAAATATCAAATATGAATTAAAGAAACTGCCAGTAACTGCAATTCCTAAGGCTCAAGTATTGAAGGATCCACGCGGTTTATTTAAAGCATTAATTAATCCTGCAAACAACCAAATTCTTGGCGTCACTCTTTATGGTGCCGAATCTTATGAGCTAATTAATCAAATTAGTATGGCAATGAAAATGAAGATTCCAGCAAATATTTTGCGTGATCAAATCTATACTCACCCAACAATGAGCGAAAGTTTTAACGATTTATTCAAGTAGAAAAACACCTCGTGTCTACAGATAATGACATGAGGTGTTTTTATTATTTGTTACCGATTAATTTAAATTTTGACCATGGTTTAATAAAGTCGAGCAGGAATAATTCGTCTGATCTAATAGAACCGACTTTGTTCATCCTTGATTCCTTATGAGGTTCAAGGACAATTTGTAGTTCATTTTTGTAATGACCAAAGTTGTCGTTACCAATGATAATATCTCCGCGTTGGAATTCTACATTGTTGTCGTGTACTGGATTAGGAATATCTGCATAAGTTACACGGGGCATGGTTGAACGAATTACA
This is a stretch of genomic DNA from Lactobacillus crispatus. It encodes these proteins:
- a CDS encoding FAD-dependent oxidoreductase translates to MKNVKNIIIGFGKGGKTLAKFLAQKGEEVLVVEKSDKMYGGTCINIACLPSKRLIIEAGNGVDFVDAVNGKNDMTSMLRNKNYHMLADEENVTVLDGIAKFMNNHEIAVTTVNGQIEEFHGDRIFINTGALPVMLPIPGLMESNAILDSTAAMDQTNLPKKLVIIGAGYIGLEFASMFAEYGSEVTVLDLHDNFLPREDDDIAVEIKHDLENSGVKFELGVKISRIDDHTVYYEKDGVTTTTVADRILVATGRKPNTEDLGIENTDIELTDRGTIMVDDYLRTNVENVWAIGDVKGGPQFTYISLDDFRIIKDQLYGDAQRRVSDRINVPYSVFITPTLSRVGLNEKEAKSQNIKYELKKLPVTAIPKAQVLKDPRGLFKALINPANNQILGVTLYGAESYELINQISMAMKMKIPANILRDQIYTHPTMSESFNDLFK